A DNA window from Rhizobium jaguaris contains the following coding sequences:
- a CDS encoding ribbon-helix-helix domain-containing protein — protein MIRKHSATLHGHRTSFSLEDAFWTELKAIANARGTSLAALISEIDDGRDPASNLSSALRLYVLKWLKDRG, from the coding sequence ATGATCCGCAAACATTCCGCGACGCTCCATGGCCATCGCACGAGCTTTTCCCTTGAAGACGCCTTCTGGACCGAACTGAAGGCGATCGCCAATGCCCGCGGCACATCGCTTGCTGCATTGATCTCCGAAATCGACGACGGGCGCGATCCGGCAAGCAACCTTTCCTCGGCGCTCCGGCTCTATGTGCTGAAATGGCTGAAGGATCGCGGCTAA
- a CDS encoding FAD-binding oxidoreductase, producing MALADAKAGRRNEAGIAAVLGILKQAFGERFQTGESFRAQHTHTTTYIPAQLPDGVVFAETREDVQAVVRACAEYKVPIIAFGTGSSLEGQVNAPQGGISIDFSRMNRVLEVNAEDLDCTVEPGVTREQLNTYLRDTGLFFPIDPGANASIGGMASTRASGTNAVRYGTMKDNVLAVTAVTANGEEIRTARRAKKSSAGYDLTRLFVGAEGTLGVLTSVTLRLQGIPQKIAGGACAFPSVKAACDAVIMTIQMGIPVARIELLDSVQMRACNLYSGLTYEEQPTLFLEFHGTDETVALQSAQFGEIAAECGGGEFLWTSNLEERNKLWKARHDAYWAARALAPELAALSTDVCVPISRLAECVAATQADIEEHGLLAPIVGHAGDGNFHVLVLFDDKTTEGIAVVEAFVARLNARALAMDGTCTGEHGVGQGKMSFLEQELGGAVDLMRQVKQALDPDAIFNPGKIFHTN from the coding sequence ATGGCTTTGGCTGACGCGAAGGCGGGGAGGCGCAACGAGGCAGGTATTGCCGCCGTTCTCGGTATCCTGAAGCAGGCGTTCGGCGAGCGTTTCCAGACTGGCGAGAGCTTTCGCGCCCAGCATACTCACACGACCACCTATATTCCGGCGCAGCTTCCGGACGGGGTTGTTTTTGCCGAGACGCGGGAGGATGTACAAGCGGTCGTCAGGGCCTGTGCCGAATATAAGGTGCCGATCATCGCTTTCGGCACCGGTTCTTCGCTCGAGGGGCAGGTGAACGCTCCGCAGGGCGGAATTTCCATCGATTTCAGCCGGATGAATCGGGTGCTTGAAGTGAATGCCGAGGATCTCGACTGCACCGTCGAGCCTGGCGTCACCCGCGAGCAGCTCAATACCTATCTGCGCGATACCGGCCTGTTCTTCCCGATCGATCCCGGCGCCAACGCCTCGATCGGCGGCATGGCATCGACGCGTGCTTCGGGTACCAATGCGGTGCGCTACGGCACGATGAAGGATAATGTCCTGGCCGTAACCGCAGTCACCGCCAATGGCGAGGAGATCCGCACCGCCCGTCGCGCCAAGAAATCGTCTGCCGGCTACGATCTGACCCGGCTCTTTGTCGGTGCCGAGGGAACGCTCGGCGTTCTGACGTCGGTGACGCTGCGTCTGCAAGGCATTCCGCAGAAGATCGCGGGGGGCGCCTGCGCCTTTCCGAGCGTCAAGGCGGCTTGCGACGCTGTCATCATGACCATCCAGATGGGCATTCCGGTCGCTCGCATCGAACTTCTGGACTCCGTCCAGATGCGGGCCTGCAATCTCTATTCCGGCCTGACCTACGAAGAGCAGCCGACGCTATTCCTGGAGTTTCACGGCACGGACGAGACCGTCGCGCTGCAATCCGCCCAATTCGGCGAGATCGCGGCCGAATGCGGCGGCGGGGAATTCCTTTGGACCAGCAACCTCGAAGAGCGCAACAAGCTCTGGAAGGCGCGCCATGATGCTTACTGGGCGGCGCGGGCTTTGGCGCCGGAACTGGCGGCGCTATCGACGGATGTCTGTGTGCCGATCTCAAGGCTTGCCGAATGCGTTGCCGCCACTCAGGCCGATATCGAAGAGCATGGATTGCTGGCCCCAATCGTCGGTCATGCCGGCGACGGTAATTTCCACGTCCTGGTGCTGTTCGACGACAAGACCACGGAGGGCATCGCCGTCGTCGAGGCCTTCGTTGCCCGACTGAATGCGCGCGCACTTGCGATGGACGGGACCTGCACCGGCGAACATGGCGTAGGGCAGGGCAAGATGTCGTTTCTCGAACAGGAGCTCGGCGGCGCCGTCGATCTGATGCGCCAGGTCAAACAGGCATTGGATCCCGATGCGATTTTCAACCCCGGCAAGATCTTCCACACCAACTGA
- a CDS encoding OmpA family protein, which translates to MIKKFAILAVSAAFLNACTTTDPYTGEQKVSNTAGGAAIGAGVGAVAGLLIGHSPASRRNAALIGAGVGALAGAGIGNYMDQQESELRAQLQGTGVSVTRVGDRIILNMPSAITFDIDQDAIKPEFDPTLNSVAIVLRKFNRTLIDVNGHTDSTGSLQHNQDLSERRAGSVANYLGSQGIDQRRMSAVGFGPSQPVATNATEAGRAQNRRVEIQIAPITQNG; encoded by the coding sequence ATGATCAAAAAATTTGCCATCCTTGCCGTCTCGGCAGCTTTTCTCAATGCATGCACGACGACTGACCCCTATACGGGCGAGCAGAAAGTATCCAACACGGCCGGCGGCGCTGCGATCGGCGCCGGCGTCGGCGCGGTTGCCGGCCTCCTCATCGGCCATTCACCGGCCTCGCGCCGCAATGCAGCGCTGATCGGCGCCGGTGTCGGCGCGCTCGCGGGTGCAGGCATCGGCAATTATATGGACCAGCAGGAGTCCGAGCTGCGTGCGCAGTTGCAGGGCACCGGCGTTTCGGTGACACGCGTCGGGGACCGCATCATCCTCAATATGCCGTCGGCCATCACCTTCGACATCGATCAGGATGCGATCAAGCCGGAATTCGATCCGACGCTGAATTCGGTCGCGATCGTGCTTCGCAAGTTCAACCGCACACTGATCGACGTCAACGGCCATACGGATTCGACCGGCAGCCTGCAGCATAACCAGGATCTGTCCGAGCGCCGAGCCGGTTCGGTTGCCAACTATCTCGGCAGCCAGGGCATCGACCAGCGCCGCATGTCTGCAGTTGGCTTCGGCCCGAGCCAGCCGGTTGCCACCAACGCCACCGAAGCCGGCCGGGCGCAGAACCGCCGCGTCGAAATCCAGATCGCGCCGATTACCCAAAACGGCTGA
- a CDS encoding AsmA family protein, whose protein sequence is MLGKVLVFLGGVLVVVLFVALLAPLFIDWTDFRKNFEDQASRIIGKKVTVHGTVDARLLPFPSVTLHDVRVGQDADGTPLVQIAQFSMDAELAPFLSGEALIFDMRVSEPKVRLRLLKDGTLDWMRGSQPEIPAKSVVLEGVHVDGGDIQFIDEQSGRTRHITGLNAQMSARSLAGPWRIDGDAALDGEHGNFTIASSQPDDNGVLRVRTRLLPDRHPLNVDLDGELKLVDSKPNYSGLFTAGIEDKQTHKPTDEQVQPRVKGRFELTNERIRVPEYRLEVGAADDPYVVTGEATLDTGTKPEFLLTADGQQIDVNRLGNTQGTNGKTNRNPTISARQRLNSLIAIAAEIPVPQVPGKATFRLPAIVAGDTTIRDVQLDLEPAGTGWKVDHAIGTLPGRTQVEARGNLMLQGEPNFIGNLVVASNQPSGLASWLVGSVDPAIRQLRQAGFSADVSLRHEEQRFENLEIAVGSATLKGQLDRLAPVDNQAPKLAVDLSGDALDLDALRALTSLFTGQDAGETLLDHRITAHLRADKFAAFGVQADNVETSFSIADGALTLDKLAVRNVAGAEITATGRAEGSLLDYKGSGEITFKAGDPGPFFEMLSQHLPHHPAMDRLVRNAAWYGNTALRGALTLGGDQGDGLTVTLAGVSNGSRVNLDYRMSDLLALTGKGTTTLEATLENSVTSILFGQAGLDPLPVEADANGRLTLKVTANGTDPADAALTFATDKTSFTANGKVDVRPNSFLNGKIALSLESADLDPYFVMNGIGVPQMGTGLPVKFQANAALDPDKIVLSDMKGQLADNNVSGALTFDRKAPNVKATGQLALDKADLGWFGEAIYGPMMDAATGNLTKAKLGLPMFSGLDLNIKLSAKQLWPGIFGPISNFSTNAAYKGEELRLNDIAGAWNGGTLGGSLMFANSDGTGLMQTKLDIANGDLTAVAWQRDGAPLANGRFGLGLSMEASGKSLGELAANASGSGEIKLGDIHVRGLNLAVLPPLLSATDQIQGDITADKVLPIVQTLVNNGEAALPAMSIPFNISTGVIRATNINAGNDLARLSGNAEISLPDQRMRGSLGIDFNAGNEALNGAEPALRLNFAGPLATPGRTMDVTDITSFLSLRAFERERRRVERLQSSVLEKQRLRREVALYKYTAAAREVQRQRDAAIEQQRSTEEKRLRELARQAEAERQAEAAARAKADADARAKAEAQQVPLLNGQAPQTGAPLNFNSLPGIAR, encoded by the coding sequence TTGTTAGGTAAGGTCCTGGTTTTCCTAGGGGGAGTACTCGTCGTAGTGCTATTCGTGGCGCTGCTTGCTCCGCTCTTCATAGACTGGACCGATTTTCGGAAGAATTTCGAGGATCAGGCGAGTCGGATCATCGGCAAGAAGGTGACTGTTCATGGCACCGTTGACGCTCGTCTTTTGCCTTTCCCTTCCGTCACATTGCATGACGTCCGTGTCGGACAGGACGCCGACGGAACGCCGTTGGTGCAGATCGCACAATTCTCCATGGACGCCGAGTTGGCGCCATTCCTGTCCGGCGAAGCCCTGATCTTCGACATGCGCGTTTCCGAGCCGAAAGTGCGCCTTCGACTATTGAAGGACGGCACGCTTGACTGGATGCGCGGCAGCCAACCGGAAATTCCCGCAAAGTCGGTCGTGCTTGAAGGCGTGCACGTCGACGGCGGCGATATCCAGTTCATCGACGAGCAATCCGGCCGCACCCGGCACATCACCGGCCTCAACGCGCAAATGTCCGCGCGGTCGCTCGCAGGCCCATGGCGAATCGATGGCGATGCAGCGCTCGACGGCGAGCACGGCAATTTCACCATTGCCAGCAGCCAGCCTGACGATAATGGCGTATTGCGTGTCCGCACCCGATTGCTGCCGGACCGCCATCCACTCAATGTCGATCTCGACGGCGAGCTGAAGCTGGTCGACAGCAAGCCGAATTATAGCGGCCTGTTCACCGCGGGGATTGAAGACAAGCAGACGCATAAACCTACCGACGAACAGGTTCAGCCTCGCGTCAAAGGTCGCTTCGAGCTGACTAACGAACGCATACGGGTTCCTGAATATCGTCTCGAAGTGGGTGCGGCGGACGATCCCTATGTCGTGACGGGGGAGGCGACGCTGGACACCGGGACCAAGCCGGAATTCCTGTTGACCGCCGACGGCCAGCAGATCGACGTCAATCGCCTCGGCAACACTCAGGGTACAAACGGCAAGACCAACCGCAATCCCACCATTTCGGCCCGCCAGCGGTTGAACAGCCTGATTGCGATCGCAGCCGAAATCCCGGTGCCGCAGGTGCCTGGCAAGGCAACTTTCCGCCTACCGGCTATTGTTGCCGGCGATACGACTATCCGTGATGTACAACTCGACCTGGAGCCTGCCGGAACCGGCTGGAAGGTCGACCATGCGATCGGCACGCTGCCGGGCCGCACACAGGTCGAGGCCAGGGGCAACTTGATGCTGCAGGGAGAGCCGAATTTCATCGGCAATCTCGTCGTCGCCTCCAACCAGCCATCGGGCTTGGCGTCCTGGCTGGTGGGTTCGGTCGACCCCGCGATCCGGCAATTGCGACAGGCAGGCTTCTCAGCCGATGTCAGCCTGCGTCATGAGGAGCAACGCTTCGAAAATCTTGAAATCGCCGTCGGTTCGGCAACGCTCAAAGGCCAGCTCGACCGGCTGGCACCGGTTGACAACCAGGCGCCGAAGCTCGCCGTCGATCTTAGTGGCGATGCGCTCGATCTCGATGCTCTGAGGGCGCTCACAAGCTTATTCACCGGCCAGGACGCCGGCGAGACCCTGCTCGACCATCGGATTACGGCACATCTGAGAGCGGATAAATTTGCCGCTTTCGGCGTGCAGGCCGACAATGTCGAGACGTCGTTTTCGATTGCCGATGGCGCGCTGACGCTCGACAAGCTTGCGGTGCGCAACGTCGCCGGCGCCGAAATTACCGCGACGGGTCGTGCCGAGGGTTCGCTGCTGGACTACAAGGGTTCAGGCGAAATCACCTTCAAAGCGGGCGATCCCGGGCCGTTCTTCGAAATGTTGAGCCAACATCTGCCTCATCACCCGGCTATGGATCGGCTGGTGCGTAACGCCGCCTGGTATGGAAATACTGCACTGCGCGGCGCGCTGACGCTTGGCGGCGATCAGGGCGATGGGCTGACGGTGACGCTTGCCGGCGTTTCCAACGGCAGCCGCGTCAATCTCGATTACCGCATGTCCGACCTGCTGGCGCTGACGGGCAAGGGGACGACGACGCTGGAAGCGACGCTCGAGAATTCGGTGACCTCGATCCTGTTCGGACAGGCGGGGCTCGATCCGCTGCCCGTCGAGGCCGATGCCAACGGCCGCCTGACGCTGAAGGTAACGGCAAACGGCACCGATCCGGCGGATGCGGCGCTGACCTTTGCCACCGACAAGACCTCGTTTACTGCCAACGGCAAGGTGGACGTGCGCCCCAACAGCTTCCTCAACGGCAAGATCGCGCTGTCGCTGGAGAGTGCCGATCTCGATCCCTATTTCGTCATGAATGGTATTGGCGTGCCGCAGATGGGGACGGGCTTGCCAGTCAAATTTCAGGCGAACGCTGCGCTCGATCCCGACAAGATTGTGCTATCGGATATGAAGGGCCAGCTCGCCGACAACAATGTTTCGGGTGCGCTGACCTTCGATCGCAAGGCACCGAATGTCAAAGCGACCGGCCAACTGGCGCTCGACAAGGCCGATCTCGGCTGGTTCGGCGAGGCGATCTACGGGCCGATGATGGACGCGGCAACGGGCAACCTTACCAAAGCCAAGCTTGGGCTGCCGATGTTCAGCGGGCTCGATCTCAACATCAAGCTTTCGGCCAAACAGTTGTGGCCGGGCATCTTCGGTCCGATCTCGAATTTCAGCACGAATGCTGCCTATAAGGGCGAGGAGCTGCGACTGAACGACATCGCCGGCGCCTGGAATGGCGGCACGCTTGGCGGCAGTCTGATGTTTGCGAATTCCGACGGCACGGGCCTGATGCAGACGAAGCTCGATATCGCCAACGGCGACCTCACCGCCGTCGCATGGCAGCGCGATGGTGCGCCGCTTGCCAATGGCCGCTTCGGTTTGGGGCTGAGCATGGAGGCCAGCGGCAAGAGCCTGGGGGAACTGGCCGCCAATGCCAGCGGTTCGGGTGAGATCAAGCTTGGCGACATACATGTGCGCGGCCTCAATCTCGCTGTGTTGCCGCCGCTGTTGTCGGCCACGGACCAGATCCAGGGTGACATCACGGCCGACAAGGTGCTGCCGATCGTACAGACGTTGGTCAACAACGGCGAGGCGGCGCTGCCGGCGATGAGCATACCTTTCAACATATCGACGGGCGTCATCCGCGCCACCAATATCAATGCCGGCAACGATCTGGCCAGGCTTTCGGGCAATGCTGAGATCAGCCTGCCGGATCAGCGCATGCGCGGCTCGCTCGGCATCGATTTCAACGCCGGCAACGAGGCGCTGAACGGTGCCGAACCAGCTCTGCGCCTCAATTTCGCCGGTCCCTTGGCGACGCCGGGCCGGACGATGGATGTCACCGACATTACCAGCTTCCTGTCGTTGCGCGCCTTCGAACGCGAGCGCCGGCGTGTCGAGCGGCTCCAGTCCAGCGTGTTGGAAAAACAGCGGTTGCGGCGCGAGGTGGCGCTTTACAAATATACCGCCGCTGCACGCGAGGTCCAGCGTCAGCGCGATGCCGCAATCGAGCAGCAGCGCAGTACTGAAGAGAAGCGCCTGAGGGAACTCGCACGTCAGGCGGAAGCGGAAAGGCAGGCGGAAGCCGCCGCCAGGGCGAAGGCTGACGCGGACGCCCGCGCGAAGGCGGAAGCGCAGCAGGTGCCATTGCTCAACGGACAGGCGCCGCAGACGGGAGCACCGCTGAACTTCAATAGTCTGCCTGGCATCGCCCGGTAG
- a CDS encoding flagellin produces MSIFSTFIRVSSPVTTALEVLRNTQADLNVAQRQMSSGLRVQTAKDNATYWTISTLTRTDIGAVSAVQDALGLAAATVSTASTGINSAIDIVTQIRSKLVTAYEGSVDKTKLNDEISELKDQLRSVGESTSFNGVNWVMLQDGEDPTEPHEIPGSLIRHNDGTVSIGMLNYEGVSSTSGPIVSTDARYLIDDQSSGTGGYGVLTSTAFATEAGAAKNYVLISSKNGDTSGQVEISLDANTTQGGVTDMINTVTAMLHQLNTIGSAFGSLETRVSLQNQFASNLSDSLTSGVGKLVDADMEKQSSRVLALQTQEQLGLQSLSIANASYDTVRQLFQNL; encoded by the coding sequence GTGAGTATTTTTTCGACCTTCATAAGGGTTAGTTCCCCTGTCACCACAGCCCTTGAAGTCCTTAGAAACACCCAGGCGGATCTGAATGTTGCGCAGCGTCAGATGTCGTCCGGCCTGCGCGTGCAGACCGCTAAGGACAACGCCACCTATTGGACGATCTCGACATTGACACGCACTGATATCGGCGCCGTTTCGGCGGTGCAGGATGCGCTTGGGCTAGCCGCGGCCACGGTCAGTACCGCTTCCACGGGCATCAATAGCGCCATCGACATCGTAACGCAGATCAGGTCGAAATTGGTAACCGCTTATGAGGGCAGCGTCGACAAGACCAAACTCAACGACGAAATCAGCGAACTCAAGGACCAGCTTCGCAGCGTCGGTGAATCGACAAGCTTCAATGGCGTCAACTGGGTCATGCTCCAGGACGGTGAGGACCCGACGGAGCCGCACGAGATCCCAGGCTCCCTCATCCGCCATAACGACGGCACGGTTTCGATCGGCATGCTGAACTACGAGGGTGTTAGCTCGACTAGCGGCCCTATCGTATCGACGGATGCACGATACCTGATCGACGATCAATCGAGCGGCACCGGCGGCTATGGTGTGCTCACCTCCACCGCCTTTGCGACGGAGGCGGGAGCGGCCAAGAATTATGTGCTGATCAGCAGCAAAAACGGCGACACGAGCGGACAGGTGGAAATCTCGCTCGATGCCAATACGACACAGGGTGGCGTGACAGATATGATCAATACCGTCACCGCCATGCTGCATCAACTGAACACGATAGGATCGGCCTTCGGTTCGCTGGAGACGCGTGTCAGCCTGCAAAACCAATTCGCCAGCAATCTCAGTGATTCGCTCACTAGTGGCGTCGGCAAGCTGGTCGATGCCGACATGGAGAAGCAATCAAGCAGGGTGTTGGCGCTGCAGACTCAGGAGCAACTGGGGCTGCAGTCGCTGTCGATTGCCAATGCAAGCTACGATACGGTAAGACAGCTTTTCCAGAATCTGTGA
- a CDS encoding AraC family transcriptional regulator produces MQSGNEPLREDVAGQIFEGLERLCTMPEANRIVSAPAYPGIERIQAQFHGDAFEPHRHDTYALGVTIRGVQAFSYRGERRYSLPGRVIVLHPDELHDGGAATDDGLLYRMLYLEPSMLMQCLESARIGLPFVDEPVVDDDRLACLLLAALGELDRELDELFVDDFVSRVATGLASHARLPQKPLGSVAWSQVKTARDYLEAHAMRGVRSEELERITGLDRFALSRHFRAAFATSPHRFLLMRRLQRAKAMIADGEPIAEVAAATGFADQSHLTRHFKKAFGMAPGAWGGMLETARAPVRD; encoded by the coding sequence ATGCAGTCTGGGAATGAGCCGTTGCGCGAGGATGTAGCCGGCCAGATCTTCGAAGGTCTTGAACGTTTGTGCACGATGCCGGAAGCAAACCGCATCGTATCCGCACCCGCTTACCCCGGTATCGAGCGAATCCAAGCGCAATTTCATGGTGATGCCTTCGAACCGCACCGGCACGATACCTATGCGCTCGGCGTCACCATCCGCGGTGTGCAGGCCTTCAGCTATCGAGGCGAGCGGCGTTATAGCCTGCCGGGCCGGGTGATCGTCCTTCATCCGGACGAGCTGCATGACGGCGGCGCCGCGACCGACGATGGGTTGCTCTACCGCATGCTCTATCTTGAGCCGTCGATGCTGATGCAGTGCCTGGAATCGGCGCGTATCGGGCTGCCCTTTGTCGATGAGCCTGTCGTCGACGACGATCGCCTCGCCTGCCTGCTATTGGCGGCACTCGGCGAACTCGACCGGGAATTGGATGAACTCTTCGTCGATGATTTCGTCTCGCGGGTGGCAACCGGGCTCGCTTCTCATGCGCGCCTGCCGCAAAAGCCGTTGGGAAGCGTTGCCTGGAGTCAGGTGAAAACGGCGCGCGATTATCTGGAGGCGCATGCCATGCGCGGTGTCCGTTCGGAAGAACTGGAGCGTATTACTGGCCTCGACCGCTTTGCGCTCTCTCGTCACTTCCGCGCCGCTTTCGCAACCAGCCCGCATCGCTTCCTGCTGATGCGGCGGCTGCAGCGGGCCAAGGCGATGATTGCCGACGGCGAGCCGATCGCCGAAGTTGCTGCGGCCACCGGTTTCGCGGACCAAAGCCATCTGACGCGGCATTTCAAGAAGGCATTCGGCATGGCGCCGGGCGCGTGGGGTGGAATGCTCGAAACCGCACGCGCGCCGGTGCGAGATTAA
- a CDS encoding DUF2000 family protein: MFDTKIAIVVRNNLQSWQKLNVTAFLSSGIVGQFPDVIGEPYRDRAGNTYNALSIQPMIVLSADETTIAAIHRRSLERGVISSIFIEEMFSTGHDVANRAVFSEFAPEDAKVVGIALRADKKIVDKITRGATMHS; the protein is encoded by the coding sequence ATGTTTGATACCAAAATCGCGATCGTTGTGCGAAACAATCTTCAATCCTGGCAGAAACTGAACGTAACTGCCTTCCTGTCGAGCGGCATTGTCGGGCAATTTCCCGATGTCATCGGCGAACCTTATCGTGATCGCGCCGGCAACACGTACAACGCGCTGTCGATCCAGCCGATGATCGTGCTATCCGCCGACGAAACGACGATTGCCGCGATCCACCGCCGCTCCCTGGAGCGCGGCGTCATCTCCTCGATCTTTATCGAGGAAATGTTCTCGACGGGCCACGATGTCGCCAATCGCGCCGTCTTCTCCGAATTTGCGCCCGAGGACGCCAAGGTGGTCGGGATTGCGCTACGCGCCGACAAAAAGATTGTCGACAAGATCACCAGGGGCGCAACGATGCATTCGTGA